DNA sequence from the Oryza brachyantha chromosome 5, ObraRS2, whole genome shotgun sequence genome:
CGCGGCAGATGGCGGggagggcgagggcgcgggAGTAGTCGACGGCGATGCCGTAggagtcgccggcgccggagaggagCTCGCAGAGGCACACCGGGTTGGACTCCACCAGCCCGGCCAGCTCCGGGCAGCACGGCTtgtccggccgccgcgccctgcTCCCGTTCTGCACGTACGTCAGGCAGTCCGACATGTTGAGCAGCGCGTTCAGGCACGCCGAGTCCAGCCCGCCGCCCCCCGccggccccggcgccgccgccggcgactgcgcccgcgcccccgccggcgccagcgctagcagcagtagtagcaccgccgccgccgccgcaagcgtcgccgcgcaccgccgctgcatcgccgccgccgccatggctgtGGTCCCTGGGCTTTGATGGCTAAGGCCGGCTAGCTTGTGGGGTTCGTTGGGCGGTGGCAGCTCGGAGAGGAGTCGAATGAATTCGGTGGCCTGGCCGGCACGACGACATTATATAGCtgagattttgattttttttttccttcttcgtTGCACCGAAAATGCACAACTCACACACGCCCCCACCGCATACACCTCATAAATGCATGTGCAATGTGTTCCTTTAACGTACTCTCAACAACACAAACGTCGTAAATCAATTCATGTATGTCGTATAGTTTGTATTGAGGCCACGTTCGGTTCACAACAAATTTTAGGAGAGAGGTCACATCAAGATATATGgtcatatatttgaaattttaaatatagtctaattacaaaataaatttcagatttcgcatCGAAACCGCGAGTTGAAtttttgaatctaattaattcattattagcacatgttggttactacaGCAATTAtagttaatcatatactaattaggtttaaaagattcatcttacaattttctccataaacgtgtaattagtttcaatatttatgtatatttaatgttttatttaggtggctaaagattcgatgtgatgtttttgggaaaagtttATATGAACTAAATAGGGCCTGAATTAAGTTTGTTCATTTAAAAAGACGTTGTAAATTTAGGGGAGTGTCGATAGTGTGCTGGTGAAGTTGTGGGTGCACGACTCTACATAGAGTGTTCAAATCCAAGTTACAGCTTTTTAGCGGAATTTAGTAATTTTAATGGTGTATTGTTGGTTACTGTTTCTTTGAGCATGCTTTAGAGCTGATAGCACATTCGTGGAGGTACGTATGGGCACGTATattatgtactccctctgtatCATATTATAAGGTTTTCTGATGTTATCTAgatttaactatatatattaatatatatattttatatatgtgtctagatttatttaataaatctagacaaaattaaaaagttttataatgtattgTAGATACAATAGTAAAGAATGACATAGTAAATTTGgactagttatatatatatatacgcataTATCCATGTAATTCATTGATCAGAAGCTCAACGCTCAAAGCAAGGGTCATGTAGATAGCTTTTGGCTGATGTATCATGATTCATGAGGACATGAGCCATCACTGTATATATCTAAAACGCATTTAAAAACAGAACGCGATTCAAGGATATCATATGAATGCATGCTTGCCGCATGAGGGGTAGGAGAGTTGTGCCTAGCTTGCTAGCTCGCATTTAATGAGCAATGCATACTGTTTCATGTAGGCCCATAGAAAAGACTTCgtctaaattaatatatatatatatataatttatatatatttaaatttactaacatccacataaatctagataagggtaaaatatcttataatatattataaaacagagagagtattgGTCAGTAACGTATAGACTCCGTACAATGTCACGAGCGCGCGAGGGGCAGCGATGAGAGGGCGAGGGAGGGGTGGCGACAATACTCTTATCAATTGGACCGTTGGATCTAGTGGACTTcgaaaacataaatttagtaGGCTCATACATTTCGGCATCCGGCTAGAAACGTCGCGGAGAAAAACTTTCTTATCTCCAGCCCCATAGTGGATGTTATACGCACGTCTTATAAATAGAATATAAGATGTGCATGTAACATCCAAACTTTATAATAGAAGCTTTGAGTTATGAGGGAATTCTCTGTATGCCACTAAAATTATACCATGTCCTTCTATGCCATGCAAAAAATCGAACTTTCCTATGTgccattcacttaattttttctttcttacgTGCCACTGCAGTTAAGTTTTCCATCTAACTccattaacttattttgcttacgttccttctatgccactacatgccaaatgacccgaaacatagaattaaaaattggtatttttgaataaaatttgaaattaagacatcataattgaaaattgatattttcgaataaaatttgaaaattgatattttgggataaatttgaaatgacccgcaacctagaattgaaaatttgaaaaatatcaatttccctACTTAGAAGTTTTCAAAGATTTTATGTCACTTTGTTTACTTGTTTAATTCTTTTCAGAGATTTAAAACCATTTTagcttttgaaattttttaaaaggtttaaaaaagataCCCAAGCTGTGATAGTCAGAGACTGAGGTCAAATATTGTTCTTTAGTACTCTTCAAAGTAGggaattgatatttttcaaattttcaattctttgTTACgagtcatttcaaatttat
Encoded proteins:
- the LOC102706479 gene encoding non-specific lipid transfer protein GPI-anchored 12-like codes for the protein MAAAAMQRRCAATLAAAAAVLLLLLALAPAGARAQSPAAAPGPAGGGGLDSACLNALLNMSDCLTYVQNGSRARRPDKPCCPELAGLVESNPVCLCELLSGAGDSYGIAVDYSRALALPAICRVTTPPVSTCAALGYNVPMGPSPAPSPAAVSPSGEGPQFPGTSPFASPPSTATPSTNHAGRRSGDHHHHLVAAAAIAVVAGMF